One region of Mycolicibacterium insubricum genomic DNA includes:
- a CDS encoding D-alanyl-D-alanine carboxypeptidase family protein: MGNSTTPLHSTARRAAGLAASLFLLAGPVLVPGVAAADPAPAPSCPYQVNTPPAVDASEVPAPGEDAPAPLPVPAKPVGGAALGDCGIVTAANTAPVPEDVSAEAWLVADLDTGEIIAARDPHGRHRPASIIKVLVATQAINDLNLNKPVAGTAEDAAAEGTKVGVDVGGTYTVNDLLHGLLMHSGNDAAHALAGQLGGMDAALGKLNTLASKLGARDTRVATPSGLDGPGMSTSAYDIGLFYRYAWTKPEFAQVVATRSYMFPGHSTPEAGDHPAYELENDNKLLTNYDGALGGKTGYTDDAGQTFVGAAERDGRRLVAVLLRGTRLPIAPWEQAARLLDYGFATPRGTSVGTLVDPDPSLIRPAASDAPVNQAAALVPAADATPVRVGVGVVGALVVFSLIMGARSLNRNTVKV, encoded by the coding sequence ATGGGGAACTCGACAACACCGCTACACAGCACCGCGCGACGCGCCGCCGGCCTGGCCGCGTCGCTGTTTCTGCTGGCCGGACCGGTGCTGGTCCCGGGGGTGGCCGCCGCCGATCCGGCGCCCGCGCCCAGCTGCCCGTACCAGGTCAACACCCCGCCGGCCGTGGACGCCTCCGAGGTGCCCGCCCCCGGCGAGGACGCCCCCGCTCCGCTGCCGGTGCCGGCCAAACCCGTCGGCGGGGCCGCGCTGGGTGACTGCGGCATCGTCACGGCCGCCAACACCGCCCCGGTGCCCGAGGACGTCTCGGCCGAGGCCTGGCTGGTCGCCGACCTGGACACCGGTGAGATCATCGCCGCCCGCGATCCGCACGGCCGGCACCGCCCGGCGTCGATCATCAAGGTGCTGGTGGCCACCCAGGCCATCAACGACCTGAACCTCAACAAGCCGGTCGCCGGGACCGCCGAGGACGCCGCCGCCGAGGGCACCAAGGTCGGCGTCGACGTCGGGGGCACCTACACCGTCAACGACCTGCTGCACGGCCTGCTGATGCACTCGGGCAACGACGCCGCGCACGCGCTGGCCGGCCAGCTCGGCGGCATGGACGCCGCCCTCGGCAAGCTCAACACGCTGGCCAGCAAGCTCGGTGCCCGCGACACCCGGGTGGCCACCCCGTCGGGCCTGGACGGGCCCGGGATGAGCACGTCGGCCTACGACATCGGGCTGTTCTACCGCTACGCCTGGACCAAACCGGAGTTCGCCCAGGTCGTCGCCACCCGGTCCTACATGTTCCCGGGCCACTCCACCCCGGAGGCCGGTGATCACCCGGCGTATGAGCTGGAGAACGACAACAAGCTGCTGACCAACTACGACGGGGCCCTGGGCGGCAAGACCGGATACACCGACGACGCCGGGCAGACCTTCGTCGGCGCCGCCGAGCGCGACGGACGACGGCTGGTCGCGGTGCTGCTGCGCGGCACCCGGCTGCCGATCGCCCCGTGGGAACAGGCCGCCCGCCTGCTGGACTACGGCTTCGCCACCCCGCGCGGCACGTCGGTCGGCACGCTGGTCGACCCGGATCCGTCGCTGATCCGTCCGGCGGCGTCCGACGCGCCGGTCAACCAGGCCGCCGCCCTGGTACCGGCCGCCGACGCGACCCCGGTGCGGGTCGGCGTCGGGGTGGTCGGCGCACTGGTGGTGTTCAGCCTGATCATGGGCGCCCGGTCACTGAACCGGAACACCGTCAAGGTCTGA
- a CDS encoding SMP-30/gluconolactonase/LRE family protein, whose product MPSNAATPPKPSIHPVRWTPPPVEKLPQYPPADLTVVPMPGDGPEDVVVDTAGDLWTGLVDGRIVRVHPDGATTVVADTGGRPLGLHVARDHRLLICDSLRGLLALDPATGQLRTLVTEVNGRALKFCSNVTETADGTIYFTESTSRFHFHHYQAAIIEARGTGGLYRLDPDGSVHPVVDGLYFANGLTVTADGSALVFAETQARKLSKYWLTGPDKGTVTELAVHLSGLPDNICTGPDGRIWVAMVSPIVTAAEFLAPRAPVLRKLLWRLPSRLLPTISPMVWAVAFDPDSGAPVAGIEDHRDDFGAVTGVVVAGDRLWLSSLEFPALAHCPIPG is encoded by the coding sequence GTGCCGTCCAACGCAGCCACCCCGCCGAAACCGTCGATCCACCCGGTCCGCTGGACCCCGCCCCCGGTCGAGAAACTGCCGCAGTACCCGCCCGCCGATCTGACCGTGGTGCCGATGCCCGGCGACGGGCCCGAGGACGTCGTCGTCGACACCGCCGGGGACCTGTGGACCGGTCTGGTCGACGGGCGCATCGTGCGGGTGCATCCCGACGGCGCGACGACCGTCGTCGCCGACACCGGCGGACGGCCGCTGGGCCTGCACGTCGCCCGCGATCACCGGCTGCTGATCTGCGACAGCCTGCGCGGGCTGCTGGCACTGGACCCGGCGACCGGGCAGCTGCGCACGCTGGTCACCGAGGTGAACGGACGGGCACTGAAGTTCTGCTCGAACGTCACCGAAACCGCCGATGGCACAATCTATTTCACCGAGTCGACCAGCCGATTCCATTTCCACCACTACCAGGCGGCGATCATCGAGGCCCGCGGAACCGGCGGCCTGTATCGCCTCGATCCCGACGGCAGCGTGCACCCGGTGGTGGACGGGCTGTACTTCGCCAACGGGCTCACCGTCACCGCCGACGGTTCGGCACTGGTGTTCGCCGAGACCCAGGCGCGAAAGCTGTCGAAGTACTGGCTGACCGGACCGGACAAGGGCACCGTCACCGAACTCGCGGTGCACCTGTCCGGCCTGCCGGACAACATCTGTACCGGCCCCGACGGGCGCATCTGGGTGGCGATGGTCAGCCCGATCGTCACCGCCGCCGAATTCCTGGCACCGCGGGCCCCGGTGCTGCGCAAACTGCTGTGGCGCCTGCCCTCGCGGCTGCTGCCCACCATCTCGCCGATGGTGTGGGCGGTGGCCTTCGACCCCGACAGTGGGGCGCCCGTCGCCGGCATCGAGGACCACCGCGACGACTTCGGCGCGGTCACCGGTGTCGTGGTGGCCGGCGACCGGCTGTGGCTGTCGTCGCTGGAGTTCCCCGCGCTGGCGCACTGCCCGATCCCGGGGTAA